In the Arachis ipaensis cultivar K30076 chromosome B10, Araip1.1, whole genome shotgun sequence genome, one interval contains:
- the LOC107623040 gene encoding omega-amidase, chloroplastic produces MIRNRLIMKALASLSSSTLSLRCCSYNNKSSLNLNSLFFARRRFHSSPPISMASASVNNERARAPPAIPLPPPPLSKFKIGLCQLSVTADKEKNIAHARQAIQDAASKGAQLVLLPEIWNSPYSNDSFPVYAEDVDAGGDASPSTAMLSDLARLLKITIIGGSIPERSGGNLYNTCCVFGTDGKLKAKHRKIHLFDMDIPGKITFMESKTLTAGETPTIVDTEVGRIGIGICYDIRFPELAMIYAARGAHLLCYPGAFNMTTGPLHWELLQRARATDNQLYVATCSPARDTGSGYIAWGHSTLVGPWGEVLATTEHEEAIIIAEIDYSILEQRRTHLPVTKQRRGDLYQVVDFQRLNSH; encoded by the exons atgaTCAGAAACAGGTTGATAATGAAAGCATTagcatcattatcatcatcaacacTCTCACTACGTTGCTGCAGCTACAACAACAAGTCTTCACTCAATCTCAACTCTCTCTTCTTCGCTCGCCGCAGATTCCACTCTTCACCGCCGATTTCAATGGCTTCTGCTTCCGTCAACAACGAACGTGCCCGTGCTCCACCCGCCATTCCCTTGCCCCCTCCCCCTCTCTCCAAG TTCAAGATCGGGCTGTGCCAGCTGTCTGTAACCGCCGACAAGGAGAAGAACATCGCCCACGCCCGCCAAGCCATTCAAGACGCCGCCTCTAAGGGTGCTCAGCTTGTTCTCCTCCCA GAAATTTGGAACAGTCCTTATTCCAATGACAGTTTCCCTGTGTATGCTGAGGATGTTGACGCCGGTGGCGATGCCTCTCCTTCTACTGCCATGCTCTCTGATCTCGCCCGTCTCCTCAAGATCACCATTATTGGTGGTTCTATACCTGAACGTTCCGGGGGAAACTTGTATAATACATGTTGCGTATTTGGCACTGATGGAAAGCTTAAAGCCAAGCACCGCAAG ATACACCTTTTCGACATGGACATTCCCGGGAAGATTACCTTTATGGAGTCAAAAACTCTTACTGCTGGGGAGACTCCAACAATTGTAGACACAG AGGTTGGGCGCATTGGCATAGGCATCTGTTATGATATACGTTTTCCCGAACTAGCAATGATATATGCAGCAAGAG GAGCTCACTTGCTATGCTATCCTGGGGCATTTAATATGACAACTGGGCCATTGCATTGGGAGCTATTGCAAAGGGCAAG GGCTACAGATAATCAG TTATATGTGGCAACCTGTTCACCTGCTCGGGATACTGGATCTGGTTATATAGCTTGGGGCCACTCCACTCTTGTTGGACCA TGGGGGGAAGTTCTGGCTACTACAGAACATGAGGAAGCAATCATCATAGCAGAAATTGATTATTCAATATTAGAGCAGAgaag GACTCATCTCCCTGTGACTAAGCAGCGACGAGGTGATCTATACCAAGTGGTGGATTTTCAAAGGCTGAATAGCCATTAA